From the genome of Solidesulfovibrio carbinolicus, one region includes:
- a CDS encoding amidohydrolase translates to MENAKAPLPCDILVTAAVVVTQNDAREVLRDAAVAISDGRVAAVGPRAQLTAAYAPAETLDLGEAMVLPGLINSHGHAAMTLFRGLCDDETLSVWLSQHIWPAEGKLTAEAVRQGTLLACAEMLASGTTCFLDAYFYNAAAAAAAEAAGIRAVICQGVFDMESAGFKSADASLAEGAALAEQLAGHDRLRAAVFPHAVYTCRRDTLERCAALARDRSLLLSTHAAETARENDDCLNANGKRVIPYLQELGMLSPRTLLAHGVALDEADIALLAASGTAVSHCPKSNMKLASGIAPVQALRQAGVTVGLGTDGPASNNALNLFSEMAFAALLQKVGTGDPTALEAGAVLDMATRDGAAALGWPELGRLTPGAPADLCALDLTRPALRPGLDPVSDAVYAASGGEVVLTMVAGRVLYRDGAFLTFDYEKLRRDAADTAARLTGR, encoded by the coding sequence ATGGAAAACGCCAAAGCCCCCCTGCCCTGCGATATCCTGGTCACGGCCGCCGTTGTGGTCACCCAAAACGATGCCCGCGAGGTGTTGCGCGACGCCGCCGTCGCCATATCCGACGGCCGGGTCGCGGCCGTGGGGCCGCGCGCGCAGCTTACCGCCGCCTACGCCCCGGCCGAGACCCTTGACCTGGGCGAAGCCATGGTGCTGCCGGGGCTGATAAACAGCCACGGCCACGCCGCCATGACCCTTTTTCGGGGCCTTTGCGACGACGAAACGCTCTCGGTGTGGCTAAGCCAGCACATCTGGCCGGCCGAGGGCAAGCTGACTGCCGAGGCCGTGCGCCAGGGCACGCTACTCGCCTGCGCCGAGATGCTGGCCTCGGGCACGACCTGCTTTCTCGACGCCTATTTTTACAACGCCGCCGCAGCCGCCGCCGCCGAAGCCGCGGGCATCCGGGCCGTGATCTGCCAGGGCGTGTTCGACATGGAAAGCGCCGGCTTCAAATCCGCCGACGCCTCCCTGGCCGAAGGCGCGGCCCTGGCTGAACAGCTCGCCGGCCATGACCGGCTGCGCGCCGCCGTGTTCCCACACGCCGTCTACACCTGCCGCCGCGACACCCTGGAGCGCTGCGCCGCCCTGGCCCGGGACCGGAGCTTGCTCCTGTCCACCCACGCCGCCGAGACGGCCCGGGAAAACGACGATTGCCTCAACGCCAACGGCAAGCGGGTCATTCCGTATTTGCAGGAGTTGGGGATGCTCTCGCCGCGCACGCTTCTCGCCCATGGCGTGGCCCTGGACGAGGCCGACATCGCGCTCCTGGCCGCCTCGGGCACGGCCGTGTCCCACTGTCCCAAGAGCAACATGAAGCTGGCCAGCGGCATCGCACCCGTCCAGGCCCTGCGCCAGGCCGGCGTGACGGTTGGCCTGGGCACCGACGGTCCGGCCAGCAACAATGCGCTGAACCTCTTTTCGGAGATGGCCTTCGCCGCCCTGCTGCAAAAGGTGGGCACCGGCGACCCCACGGCCCTTGAGGCCGGGGCGGTCCTGGACATGGCCACCCGCGACGGCGCCGCCGCCCTGGGCTGGCCCGAACTGGGCCGCCTCACGCCCGGCGCGCCGGCCGATCTGTGCGCCCTGGACCTGACCCGACCGGCCCTGCGCCCCGGCCTGGACCCGGTGTCCGACGCGGTCTACGCGGCCAGCGGCGGCGAAGTGGTTCTCACCATGGTCGCCGGCCGGGTCCTCTACCGCGACGGCGCGTTTTTAACCTTTGACTACGAAAAGCTGCGCCGCGACGCGGCCGACACGGCCGCCCGACTGACGGGGCGGTAG